From the genome of Streptacidiphilus rugosus AM-16, one region includes:
- a CDS encoding ATP-grasp domain-containing protein, producing the protein MNDSLRIWLNRTYAENAFFIGLLRSNPDGRPVTVHATHVDPDSPVLRAADVPGLEPDGLSAAAYVEFALDHCARHGIQLFLPRLHQHAVALRREDFAELGTTVLTPPAEAIELFADKAAAYLALAEAGLPVPPWWRVRDAAGLVAAVEQIEAAGDTPCLKPVTGAGGEGFRVLTRTPFNLSRLAGSPSWHVTLDHVVQALEAAEADGRSHPVDWLVMPHLAGPEVSVDCLGAPDGSLRAAVGRTKDGRRRGFTLDSAYLEPAQLLAETFGLSFLTNIQFRHHGGVPVLLDINTRPSGGLHQVSRCGLNLPWAAMLLALDEHPGDLAVHRLGDDYTLISTPYPALGPSHLLTPPTSLPIPGQRAVTESEENTAEAGAAASSAVG; encoded by the coding sequence GTGAACGACTCCCTGCGCATCTGGCTGAACCGCACCTACGCGGAGAACGCCTTCTTCATCGGCCTGCTTCGGTCCAACCCCGACGGCCGGCCCGTCACCGTTCACGCCACCCATGTGGATCCCGACTCGCCCGTCCTCCGCGCGGCAGACGTCCCCGGCCTCGAACCCGACGGCCTCTCCGCCGCCGCCTACGTCGAGTTCGCCCTCGACCACTGCGCCCGGCACGGCATTCAACTCTTCCTCCCCCGCCTGCACCAGCACGCCGTCGCGCTCCGGCGAGAGGACTTCGCCGAACTCGGCACCACCGTGCTCACCCCGCCCGCCGAGGCCATCGAACTCTTCGCCGACAAGGCCGCCGCCTATCTGGCCCTCGCCGAGGCCGGACTGCCCGTGCCGCCCTGGTGGCGGGTCCGCGACGCCGCCGGACTGGTCGCCGCGGTCGAGCAGATCGAGGCGGCGGGCGACACCCCCTGCCTCAAGCCCGTGACCGGCGCGGGCGGCGAGGGTTTCCGAGTCCTGACCCGGACGCCCTTCAACCTCTCCCGGCTGGCCGGTTCGCCGAGTTGGCACGTCACCCTGGACCACGTGGTGCAGGCCCTGGAGGCGGCCGAGGCCGACGGCCGGTCACATCCGGTCGACTGGCTGGTCATGCCGCACCTGGCCGGCCCCGAAGTCTCCGTCGACTGCCTCGGCGCCCCCGACGGAAGCCTGCGCGCCGCCGTCGGCCGCACCAAGGACGGACGCCGACGCGGGTTCACGCTCGACAGCGCCTACCTGGAACCCGCACAACTGCTCGCGGAGACCTTCGGCTTGTCGTTCCTGACGAACATCCAGTTCCGGCACCACGGCGGGGTCCCGGTGCTGCTCGACATCAACACGCGCCCCTCCGGCGGCCTGCACCAGGTGTCCCGCTGCGGCCTCAACCTCCCGTGGGCCGCGATGCTCCTGGCCCTCGACGAGCACCCGGGCGACCTCGCCGTCCACCGCCTCGGCGACGACTACACGCTGATCTCCACGCCCTACCCGGCGCTCGGCCCCAGCCACCTGCTCACCCCTCCGACGAGCCTGCCCATCCCGGGCCAGCGCGCGGTCACGGAGTCCGAGGAGAACACCGCCGAAGCCGGCGCGGCCGCGAGCTCCGCCGTCGGCTGA
- a CDS encoding glycosyltransferase family 39 protein, with product MTPRLAWARIAPPLLLATAVLLATAGRYGYHRDELYFLAASRHLAFGYDDQPPLVPLIIRLETVIGGDSVEVIRVAPMLFALGLAFLAALCARELAGDDPVRSRRAQGLAAIAACCNILVLFGGHLFVTATPDFFFWALIIWLVLRYLRTRDDRLWYAIGAAAGLGMLNNNLIVLLALALLLAAPLTGQGELLRRRALWGGAILALLIASPDLIWQATHGLPEFRMARHISSWDERIQLIPFQFEAGTTLSWIWILGWFRLRADQRYRLLAYAFLLSLALVLVTGGKRYYPAGWYPLLLAAGAVWLAERWPRLRTTFVVTATIGALIALATGPPVLPVPVYRHLMGLNAQNAETIGWPRFAATVATVYRAHPGATLVAENYGEAGALAHYGPALGLPTPYADQNGYARFGHPVGLSATTIAVGFPPGGLAQYWTSCIVAAHFDNGLGVDNQEQGRTVQVCTGQKQPWERIWPASLRYS from the coding sequence GTGACCCCGAGACTCGCCTGGGCCCGGATCGCACCACCGCTGCTGCTCGCCACCGCGGTCCTGCTCGCCACCGCGGGCCGCTACGGCTACCACCGCGATGAGCTGTACTTTCTCGCCGCGAGCCGCCATCTCGCCTTCGGCTACGACGACCAGCCGCCCCTGGTGCCGCTGATCATCCGACTGGAGACCGTGATCGGCGGCGACTCGGTGGAGGTGATCCGCGTCGCACCGATGCTCTTCGCCCTCGGACTCGCATTTCTCGCGGCCCTCTGCGCCCGGGAGTTGGCGGGCGACGACCCGGTCCGATCGCGGCGCGCCCAAGGACTGGCCGCGATCGCCGCCTGCTGCAACATCCTCGTACTCTTCGGCGGGCACCTCTTCGTCACGGCAACGCCGGACTTCTTCTTCTGGGCTCTCATCATCTGGCTCGTGCTGCGCTACCTCCGGACCAGGGACGACCGGCTCTGGTACGCCATCGGCGCGGCCGCCGGGCTGGGCATGCTCAACAACAACCTGATCGTCCTGCTCGCCCTCGCGCTGCTCCTGGCCGCTCCCCTCACCGGCCAGGGCGAACTCCTGCGCAGGCGGGCGCTCTGGGGCGGCGCGATCCTGGCCCTGCTCATCGCGTCGCCGGACTTGATCTGGCAGGCCACCCACGGACTGCCGGAGTTCCGGATGGCCCGTCACATCTCCAGCTGGGACGAACGGATCCAGCTCATCCCGTTCCAGTTCGAGGCGGGCACGACGCTGAGCTGGATCTGGATCCTCGGCTGGTTCCGCCTCCGCGCGGACCAACGGTACCGACTGCTCGCGTACGCCTTCCTGCTGTCCCTCGCCCTGGTCCTGGTGACCGGCGGCAAGCGGTACTACCCGGCCGGCTGGTACCCCCTGCTGCTGGCCGCGGGCGCGGTCTGGCTGGCCGAACGCTGGCCCCGCCTGCGCACGACCTTCGTGGTGACGGCGACGATCGGGGCCCTCATCGCCCTGGCCACGGGCCCACCGGTCCTGCCGGTGCCCGTCTACCGCCACCTCATGGGCCTCAACGCTCAGAACGCCGAGACCATCGGCTGGCCACGCTTCGCCGCCACCGTGGCCACCGTCTACCGCGCCCATCCCGGCGCCACCCTGGTCGCCGAGAACTACGGCGAGGCCGGCGCCCTCGCCCACTACGGCCCCGCTCTCGGCCTCCCCACCCCCTACGCCGACCAGAACGGCTACGCCCGCTTCGGGCACCCGGTCGGGTTGTCCGCCACGACCATCGCCGTGGGCTTCCCACCGGGCGGGTTGGCCCAGTACTGGACCTCCTGCATCGTCGCCGCGCACTTCGACAACGGGCTCGGGGTCGACAACCAGGAGCAAGGCCGGACGGTGCAGGTGTGCACGGGGCAGAAGCAACCGTGGGAGCGGATCTGGCCGGCGAGCCTGCGCTATTCGTAA
- a CDS encoding TetR/AcrR family transcriptional regulator translates to MVQAPVTDKSAVAGLRQRADAARNRARIIDAAQDAFIEQGADVPLDEVAKRAGVGNATVYRHFPDRRALVRGVVLAVMERAISVATQALAEEADPFEALSRLVHDAVNWKIGALCPMLSEWTDLDEPEIFATRERLDAVVCAMIVGAQQAGTLRTDVGSDDIMMAVAQLVRPFPGAGYDSLQPFVHRHLQLLLDGLRAPARTPLPGGPQTLEDVRRECILAASRRETRQ, encoded by the coding sequence GTGGTCCAGGCACCAGTCACCGACAAGTCCGCGGTCGCGGGCCTCCGTCAGCGGGCCGACGCGGCGCGCAACCGGGCCCGCATCATCGACGCGGCCCAGGACGCCTTCATCGAGCAGGGCGCGGACGTGCCCCTCGACGAGGTCGCCAAGCGCGCCGGTGTCGGCAACGCCACCGTCTACCGTCACTTCCCCGATCGCCGCGCGCTGGTGCGCGGCGTGGTGCTCGCGGTCATGGAACGCGCCATCAGCGTGGCCACGCAGGCCCTCGCGGAGGAGGCGGACCCCTTCGAGGCTCTCAGTCGGCTCGTGCACGACGCCGTCAACTGGAAGATCGGCGCCCTGTGCCCGATGCTCTCCGAGTGGACCGACCTGGACGAGCCCGAGATCTTCGCCACGCGTGAACGGCTGGACGCTGTCGTCTGCGCCATGATCGTCGGCGCACAGCAGGCCGGAACGCTGCGCACCGACGTCGGCAGCGACGACATCATGATGGCGGTCGCCCAGCTGGTCCGGCCCTTCCCGGGCGCCGGATACGACAGTCTGCAGCCCTTCGTCCACCGGCACCTGCAACTGCTGCTCGACGGCCTGCGAGCCCCCGCTCGCACGCCGCTGCCCGGCGGTCCGCAGACGCTGGAGGACGTCCGCCGCGAATGCATCCTCGCGGCCTCGCGACGTGAGACCCGGCAATGA
- a CDS encoding alpha/beta hydrolase: MPVVSGLRYGSGAKLLDVHVPEDEPKGTVLLWHGRGPQERDVLGALAEEASAQGLLVVVPDWRSDAEDGGWAHLRGSVEFVRQRVADWGGDAERAVLAGWSLGARTALATTLRPAAWDGWRPAAVVGIAGNYLTSSDPRMGPPACEDLLVTEEPPIPVQLVHGTADAVVDVRCSREFAAALEQHDWPVVYTETPTDHAGVVMAEYAPELKRCRPALAGHAHEGGMTTVRVLVDAAATIAAVAA, translated from the coding sequence ATGCCGGTGGTGAGCGGCCTGCGGTACGGGTCGGGGGCCAAGTTGCTGGATGTCCATGTGCCGGAGGACGAGCCGAAGGGGACGGTTCTCCTGTGGCACGGACGCGGCCCGCAGGAGCGGGACGTGCTGGGGGCGTTGGCAGAGGAGGCGTCGGCGCAGGGCCTGCTCGTCGTCGTGCCGGACTGGCGTTCCGACGCCGAGGACGGCGGCTGGGCGCACCTGCGTGGCTCGGTCGAGTTCGTCCGGCAGCGCGTCGCCGACTGGGGCGGGGACGCGGAGCGGGCGGTGCTCGCCGGATGGTCGCTCGGGGCGCGGACGGCGCTGGCGACGACGCTGCGACCGGCCGCGTGGGACGGGTGGCGTCCGGCGGCCGTGGTCGGGATCGCGGGCAACTACCTCACCTCCAGCGATCCCCGGATGGGGCCTCCGGCCTGCGAGGATCTGCTGGTGACGGAGGAGCCGCCGATTCCGGTGCAGTTGGTGCACGGTACGGCCGACGCGGTCGTCGACGTCCGCTGCTCACGGGAGTTCGCGGCCGCGTTGGAGCAGCACGACTGGCCGGTCGTCTACACGGAGACGCCGACCGATCACGCGGGCGTGGTGATGGCGGAGTACGCGCCGGAGCTGAAGCGCTGCCGGCCCGCCCTCGCGGGACACGCCCACGAAGGCGGGATGACGACCGTGCGCGTGTTGGTTGACGCGGCGGCGACCATTGCCGCGGTGGCCGCCTGA
- a CDS encoding HNH endonuclease signature motif containing protein — protein sequence MGEVFSASLGDVFRADPLTPSSSRQARAASTEPLRTLPASCMTFLAALAAEDDDTLCAAGAPFQAEQLLALVRFEEMVGAELARRVAVFDRTGAVAATRSRTVKGFLQTHGQLSDRAAKQLVERARRLDTLRTVRTALTDGELSASQAEVIAHEITDVEDPQARAQAEELLVGQAKELHLGQLKQAARQVRAHLVEEQEPAVKDAPALFRSTARLSQTGTSDDPFWVLTAELSAVAGEKLRVALEAAMGTPVEGETRTHSERMGDALEAVADLALGCDKLPTTGGQRPHFTVIADLDALREECPAHPTFTDDDPEGSPADDDVSGLLHPVGVATSTRGFHLPRWQARKESCDCQLRVILTKGQGKPVSIGRATRTVPAHLRDAVIARDRHCVWPGCTRPPTWCEAHHLTHWADGGHTSLDNLALLCGEHHTDLHHTGWELEMSNGRPTAVPPPDTPPPPNTRYPR from the coding sequence ATGGGTGAGGTGTTTTCCGCCTCGCTGGGGGACGTGTTCCGTGCGGATCCCCTGACTCCCTCAAGCTCCCGCCAGGCCCGTGCTGCGAGCACGGAGCCGCTGCGGACCCTGCCCGCCTCGTGCATGACGTTCCTGGCCGCGTTGGCGGCGGAGGACGACGACACCCTGTGTGCGGCCGGTGCCCCGTTCCAGGCCGAGCAGCTCCTCGCGCTGGTCCGCTTCGAGGAGATGGTCGGGGCGGAGCTGGCGCGTCGGGTGGCGGTGTTCGACCGCACGGGTGCGGTGGCCGCCACGCGTTCCCGGACCGTGAAGGGGTTCCTGCAGACGCACGGCCAGTTGAGCGACCGGGCGGCGAAGCAGCTCGTCGAGCGGGCCCGCCGCCTGGACACCCTGCGCACCGTCCGCACCGCCCTCACCGACGGGGAACTCTCGGCCAGTCAGGCGGAGGTCATCGCCCACGAGATCACCGACGTGGAGGACCCGCAGGCCCGCGCCCAGGCCGAAGAACTCCTGGTCGGGCAGGCGAAGGAACTCCACCTGGGGCAGCTGAAGCAGGCGGCCCGGCAGGTTCGCGCCCATCTGGTGGAGGAGCAGGAGCCGGCGGTGAAGGATGCCCCGGCGCTGTTCCGGTCCACGGCGAGGCTGTCGCAGACCGGCACGAGCGATGACCCGTTCTGGGTGCTGACGGCGGAGCTGTCGGCGGTGGCGGGGGAGAAGCTGCGTGTGGCGCTGGAGGCGGCGATGGGCACCCCCGTGGAGGGGGAGACCCGGACGCATTCGGAGCGGATGGGCGACGCCCTCGAAGCCGTCGCCGACCTGGCGCTGGGTTGCGACAAGCTGCCCACCACCGGTGGTCAGCGCCCCCACTTCACGGTCATCGCGGACCTGGACGCGCTGCGGGAGGAGTGCCCCGCCCACCCCACCTTCACCGACGACGACCCCGAAGGGTCCCCGGCCGACGACGATGTGTCGGGGTTGCTGCACCCGGTCGGTGTCGCCACCTCCACGCGGGGGTTCCATCTTCCGCGGTGGCAGGCCCGCAAGGAGTCCTGCGACTGCCAGCTCCGCGTCATCCTCACCAAGGGCCAGGGCAAGCCGGTCTCCATCGGCCGCGCCACCCGCACCGTCCCCGCGCACCTGCGGGACGCGGTCATCGCAAGGGACCGGCACTGCGTCTGGCCCGGCTGCACCCGCCCGCCCACCTGGTGCGAGGCCCACCACCTGACCCACTGGGCCGACGGCGGCCACACCAGCCTCGACAACCTGGCCCTGCTCTGCGGGGAACACCACACCGACCTCCACCACACCGGCTGGGAACTCGAAATGAGCAACGGCAGACCCACAGCCGTCCCGCCCCCGGACACACCCCCACCCCCCAACACCCGCTACCCCCGCTGA
- a CDS encoding HPr family phosphocarrier protein: MAERRVTIGWPEGLHARPASVFVRAAGAVGVPVTIAKNGGDPVNAASMLALLGLGAQAGEEVVLASDAEGADAALDRLAKLVSEGLDELPAA; this comes from the coding sequence ATGGCAGAGCGCCGCGTCACCATCGGATGGCCCGAGGGCCTGCATGCCCGTCCCGCCTCCGTCTTCGTCCGCGCCGCGGGCGCCGTGGGCGTTCCGGTGACCATCGCCAAGAACGGCGGCGACCCCGTCAACGCCGCCTCGATGCTGGCCCTGCTGGGCCTGGGTGCCCAGGCGGGCGAGGAGGTCGTGCTCGCCTCCGACGCCGAAGGCGCCGACGCCGCGCTGGACCGCCTCGCGAAGCTGGTCTCCGAGGGCCTGGACGAGTTGCCCGCCGCCTGA
- a CDS encoding RtcB family protein: protein MSYTEIPGINVPIRMWTNPATVESQALQQLRNISSLPWIHGLAVMPDVHLGKGATVGSVIAMKGAVCPAAVGVDIGCGMSAVKTSLTARDLPDNLSRLRSRIEQVIPVGRGLHRDPVDPGRIHGFSASGWDDFWSRFDGLTPAVKARRERALQQMGSLGSGNHFIEVCLDKSGSVWLMLHSGSRNIGKELAEHHMGVARSLPHNQGLVDRDLAVFIAATPQMEAYRADLFWAQEYAKRNRAVMMALFQDIVRREFAKARVTFDQVISCHHNYVAEETYDGEELLVTRKGAIRAGSGDFGIIPGSMGTGSYIVKGLGNAAAFNSASHGAGRKMSRSAAKRTFGVRDLEEQTRGVECRKDSGVVDEIPGAYKPIEKVMAQQTDLVEVVAQLKQVVCVKG from the coding sequence ATGTCGTACACCGAAATTCCGGGCATCAACGTGCCCATCCGCATGTGGACCAACCCGGCCACGGTCGAGAGCCAGGCGCTGCAGCAGCTGCGCAACATCTCCTCGCTCCCGTGGATCCACGGACTGGCCGTGATGCCCGACGTCCACCTGGGCAAGGGCGCGACCGTCGGTTCCGTGATCGCAATGAAGGGCGCCGTCTGCCCGGCCGCGGTCGGTGTCGACATCGGCTGCGGCATGAGCGCGGTCAAGACCTCGCTCACCGCCCGTGACCTGCCGGACAACCTGAGCCGCCTGCGGTCCAGGATCGAGCAGGTCATCCCGGTCGGCCGGGGCCTGCACCGCGACCCGGTCGACCCCGGCCGGATCCACGGCTTCTCCGCGAGCGGCTGGGACGACTTCTGGTCCCGCTTCGACGGGCTCACCCCTGCCGTGAAGGCGCGCCGCGAGCGTGCCCTGCAGCAGATGGGCTCGCTCGGTTCGGGCAACCACTTCATCGAGGTGTGCCTGGACAAGTCAGGCTCCGTCTGGCTGATGCTGCACTCGGGCTCGCGCAACATCGGCAAGGAGCTCGCCGAGCACCACATGGGCGTCGCGCGCTCCCTTCCGCACAACCAGGGCCTGGTCGACCGCGACCTCGCGGTCTTCATCGCGGCCACCCCGCAGATGGAGGCCTACCGGGCCGACCTCTTCTGGGCCCAGGAGTACGCGAAGCGCAACCGCGCGGTGATGATGGCGCTGTTCCAGGACATCGTCCGGCGGGAGTTCGCCAAGGCGAGGGTCACCTTCGACCAGGTCATCTCCTGCCACCACAACTACGTGGCGGAGGAGACCTACGACGGCGAGGAGCTGCTCGTCACCCGTAAGGGCGCGATCCGCGCCGGCTCGGGGGACTTCGGGATCATCCCGGGTTCGATGGGCACCGGCTCCTACATCGTCAAGGGCCTGGGGAACGCCGCGGCGTTCAACTCGGCCTCGCACGGAGCGGGTCGGAAGATGTCCCGCTCGGCGGCGAAGCGCACGTTCGGCGTGCGGGACCTGGAGGAGCAGACGCGGGGCGTGGAGTGCCGTAAGGACTCCGGCGTCGTGGACGAGATCCCGGGCGCGTACAAGCCGATCGAGAAGGTCATGGCCCAGCAGACCGACCTGGTCGAGGTCGTGGCCCAGCTGAAGCAGGTCGTCTGCGTCAAGGGCTGA
- a CDS encoding YrdB family protein: MIPKPLHYFNEGLAFALELVALGALAWWGFHTGSGILVHLLLGLGAPAVMAWSWGMIAAPRAKYKIALPLVIVFKVLVFVLSSAAVYATGSHTFALVFGVVALLNTAVATADREAMTRQRDTQSD, encoded by the coding sequence GTGATACCCAAGCCGCTGCACTACTTCAACGAGGGACTCGCCTTCGCCCTGGAGCTGGTGGCGCTCGGCGCACTGGCGTGGTGGGGGTTCCACACCGGCTCCGGCATCCTGGTGCACCTGCTCCTCGGCCTCGGTGCTCCGGCGGTGATGGCGTGGAGCTGGGGGATGATCGCGGCCCCGCGGGCGAAGTACAAGATCGCACTGCCGCTGGTGATCGTCTTCAAGGTGCTGGTCTTCGTGCTCTCGAGTGCGGCGGTGTACGCGACCGGCTCGCACACCTTCGCACTGGTCTTCGGTGTGGTCGCCCTGCTCAACACCGCCGTCGCCACGGCCGACCGCGAGGCGATGACCCGTCAGCGCGACACCCAGTCCGACTGA
- a CDS encoding outer membrane protein assembly factor BamB family protein, with product MAEEVLWERDLHQRGSGSALAVADGCVVVHERWTRLVCLDLSDGSVRWDVPFGLWPRAVAVTGDRCFGIAQNIDALTCWDVRSGAVLWNLPLSRFTGYITATEDTVLIGGWRGYTDLTALDSETGRLRWSRSGRPATVRPFAHCGGVLIGAPGSSEMSLLDVHDGSERGHWTLPEPLWSADHARIFALGGPGRVLVQSGRRTVVELRLGTDEIRTLARHDSDLTPAGARLVGGLLWLTDAKGGTAYDAADGHLLWRVDIGQWLAPGIVPAGPELLIGGDQGTLLRLDHDGRTVRRTSVSRRIAGVHAAGPVEAPDVALVVTRGTLMAIRIGE from the coding sequence ATGGCGGAAGAAGTCCTGTGGGAGCGTGACCTGCACCAGCGCGGTTCCGGAAGTGCGCTGGCCGTCGCCGACGGCTGCGTGGTCGTCCACGAGCGCTGGACCCGGCTGGTCTGCCTGGACCTGTCGGACGGCAGCGTTCGCTGGGACGTCCCCTTCGGCCTGTGGCCCCGTGCCGTGGCGGTCACCGGTGACCGATGCTTCGGCATCGCGCAGAACATCGACGCGCTCACCTGCTGGGACGTGCGTTCGGGCGCTGTCCTGTGGAACCTCCCGCTGTCCCGCTTCACGGGCTACATCACCGCCACCGAGGACACCGTTCTGATCGGGGGCTGGCGCGGATACACCGATCTGACGGCGCTGGACTCGGAAACCGGGCGGCTTCGTTGGAGCAGGTCAGGCCGCCCTGCCACCGTCCGTCCTTTCGCTCACTGCGGGGGAGTGCTGATCGGCGCCCCTGGCAGCTCGGAAATGAGCCTGCTGGACGTCCACGACGGCAGCGAACGGGGCCACTGGACCCTCCCGGAACCGCTCTGGTCGGCGGATCACGCGCGGATCTTCGCCCTCGGCGGACCGGGGCGGGTCCTTGTCCAGTCGGGTCGGCGAACCGTCGTCGAACTCCGGCTGGGCACCGACGAGATCCGCACGCTGGCACGGCACGACAGCGATCTCACGCCTGCCGGCGCACGATTGGTAGGCGGGCTGTTGTGGCTGACGGACGCCAAGGGCGGTACCGCCTACGACGCCGCCGACGGGCACCTCCTGTGGCGGGTCGACATCGGCCAGTGGTTGGCACCGGGAATCGTCCCGGCCGGCCCCGAACTGCTCATCGGGGGCGACCAGGGCACCTTGCTCCGGCTGGACCACGACGGCCGCACCGTCCGGCGCACGTCGGTGAGCCGCCGCATCGCGGGCGTGCACGCAGCCGGTCCGGTCGAGGCGCCTGACGTGGCTCTGGTGGTCACTCGCGGCACTTTGATGGCGATTCGGATCGGGGAGTGA
- a CDS encoding AMP-binding protein, with protein MDLADTPDRRPEGSASAEFRAARDHLLAHRGDIAGARRFPRPHAEHFNWALDWFDVEARGNDRIALRVVDLAPDGRETAATALGFAELSTRSDRVAGWLRGLGVTRGDRILLLLGNQVPLWEVMLAAIKLGAVVIPASTLLSAEDLADRVSRGDVRHVIAESGLTSGFASVGGDWTRVAVGEPVPGWLPYPDPSDDGPLAADGVGFTPDGPTRAEDPLLLYFTSGTTSRPKLVQHTHRSYPVGHLSTMYWIGLRPGDVHLNVSSPGWAKHAWSNFFAPWNAGAEILVVNQPRFSARPLLDAMVRHAVTSFCAPPTVWRMLVLEDLAQWKPPIRELVGAGEPLNPEIIERVRAAWDVTLRDGFGQTETTAQVGNPPGLTVKPGSMGVPLPGYEVALVEPVTGVVVTEPGAEGELCLPLTGTTPDSAPLGLMTGYQQDPERQAEATAGGFYHTGDVAFRDADGYLTYVGRTDDVFKSSDYRISPFELESVLIEHPLVAEAAVVPSPDPVRLSVPKAYVVLVPGAKPDADAARAILAFARERLAPYKRVRRLEFADLPKTVSGKIRRVELRGREGELHGGETPVRGELEFWEEDFARA; from the coding sequence ATGGACCTGGCAGACACGCCCGACCGGAGGCCGGAGGGATCCGCGTCCGCGGAGTTCCGCGCCGCACGGGACCATCTCCTCGCCCACCGCGGCGACATCGCCGGCGCCCGCCGTTTCCCACGCCCCCACGCCGAGCACTTCAACTGGGCCCTGGACTGGTTCGACGTCGAGGCCAGGGGCAACGACCGCATCGCACTGCGGGTCGTCGACCTCGCGCCGGACGGCCGGGAGACCGCCGCGACGGCCCTCGGCTTCGCCGAGCTGAGCACCCGCTCGGACCGCGTGGCCGGGTGGCTGCGCGGGCTCGGCGTCACCCGCGGCGACCGGATCCTGCTGCTGCTCGGCAACCAAGTGCCGCTCTGGGAGGTGATGCTGGCCGCGATCAAGCTCGGCGCGGTCGTGATCCCGGCCAGCACGCTGCTCTCCGCCGAGGACCTGGCCGACCGCGTCTCCCGCGGCGACGTCCGGCACGTGATCGCCGAGTCGGGCCTGACCTCAGGCTTCGCCTCCGTCGGCGGGGACTGGACCCGCGTCGCGGTCGGCGAGCCGGTTCCCGGCTGGCTGCCCTACCCCGACCCTTCGGACGACGGCCCCCTCGCCGCGGACGGCGTCGGCTTCACCCCGGACGGCCCGACCCGCGCCGAGGACCCGCTGCTCCTCTACTTCACCTCCGGCACCACCAGCCGCCCCAAACTGGTCCAGCACACCCACCGGTCCTACCCGGTCGGCCACCTCTCGACCATGTACTGGATCGGCCTGCGCCCTGGCGACGTGCACCTCAACGTGTCGTCGCCCGGCTGGGCCAAGCACGCGTGGAGCAACTTCTTCGCCCCGTGGAACGCGGGAGCGGAGATCCTGGTGGTCAATCAGCCGCGCTTCTCCGCCCGTCCGTTGCTCGACGCGATGGTCCGCCACGCGGTGACCTCCTTCTGTGCGCCGCCGACCGTCTGGCGCATGCTCGTGCTGGAGGACCTCGCCCAGTGGAAGCCGCCGATCAGGGAACTCGTGGGCGCGGGCGAACCGCTCAACCCCGAGATCATCGAGCGGGTGCGCGCGGCCTGGGACGTCACCCTCCGCGACGGCTTCGGGCAGACCGAGACCACCGCCCAGGTCGGCAACCCGCCCGGTCTCACCGTCAAGCCGGGCTCGATGGGCGTGCCGCTGCCCGGCTACGAGGTGGCCCTGGTCGAGCCGGTGACCGGCGTGGTCGTGACCGAGCCAGGCGCGGAGGGCGAGCTCTGCCTCCCCCTGACCGGGACCACCCCCGACAGCGCGCCGCTGGGCCTGATGACGGGCTACCAGCAGGACCCCGAACGCCAGGCCGAGGCGACGGCCGGCGGCTTCTACCACACCGGCGACGTCGCCTTCAGGGACGCCGACGGCTATCTCACCTACGTCGGGCGGACGGACGACGTCTTCAAGTCCTCGGACTACCGCATCTCACCGTTCGAGCTGGAGAGCGTGCTGATCGAACACCCGCTCGTCGCCGAGGCGGCCGTGGTGCCCTCCCCGGACCCGGTGCGGCTCTCGGTCCCCAAGGCCTACGTCGTCCTGGTTCCCGGCGCGAAGCCCGACGCGGACGCGGCCCGGGCGATCCTCGCCTTCGCCAGGGAGCGGCTCGCGCCCTACAAGCGGGTCCGGCGGCTGGAGTTCGCCGACCTGCCGAAGACCGTCTCCGGCAAGATCCGACGTGTCGAACTGCGCGGTCGCGAGGGTGAGCTCCACGGCGGCGAGACCCCGGTCCGCGGCGAACTCGAGTTCTGGGAAGAGGACTTCGCCCGCGCCTGA